In one window of Dyella thiooxydans DNA:
- a CDS encoding Rieske (2Fe-2S) protein: MDRNESLRAICRTEDIPDGEAIAVDTVLPDGEENLIVLRFGEAVHAYLNICPHAGRRLDWAPGKFLLSKGALVCAAHGASFMAVSGACIGGPCRGQSLRRVSVRVVDGEVCLID; this comes from the coding sequence ATGGATAGAAACGAGAGCCTCCGCGCGATTTGCCGCACCGAGGACATCCCCGACGGGGAAGCCATCGCGGTGGATACCGTGTTGCCGGATGGCGAGGAGAATCTCATCGTGTTGCGCTTCGGCGAAGCGGTGCATGCCTACCTCAACATCTGCCCGCACGCCGGCCGCCGGCTGGACTGGGCGCCCGGCAAGTTCCTGCTGAGCAAGGGGGCGCTGGTCTGCGCTGCGCACGGGGCCAGCTTCATGGCGGTCAGCGGGGCCTGCATCGGCGGCCCGTGCCGGGGCCAGAGCCTGCGCCGGGTATCGGTGCGGGTGGTGGACGGCGAGGTCTGCCTGATCGACTAG
- a CDS encoding UDP-glucose dehydrogenase family protein: MKIALYGTGYVGLVTGACLAEVGNEVTCIDVDVDRIAGLKLGRMPFHEPGLAELVVRNQAAGKLDFTTHAASALAPATVIFIAVGTPPAADGSADLSQVLAVARSIGKYLTHRAVVVIKSTVPVGTADRVQVEIARAITARGAMVLFDVVANPEFLKEGEAVEDCLRPERILLGSQSRRAISVLRALYTPFNRNHERVLEMDTRSAELTKYAGNAMLATKISLMNEMANIAERVGADIEQVRRGIGADPRIGHHFIYAGAGYGGSCFPKDVQALARAALAQGYEPRILAAVEAVNSAQKNKLFELVARHFHGRLAGRTVALWGLSFKPDTDDMREAPSLALMQSLWDEGACVRAYDPQAGSQARECCGERADLVICESPYQALDGADVLVVVTEWKLFRSPDFARIRLALKEPAIFDGRNLYEPAEVEAAGLAYYGIGRGRSLLVLPVSTAPLPAANVYATYAGRPASTVAATMV, encoded by the coding sequence ATGAAGATCGCCCTGTACGGCACCGGCTACGTCGGCCTGGTGACCGGCGCCTGCCTTGCAGAGGTGGGTAACGAAGTCACCTGCATCGACGTCGACGTCGATCGCATCGCCGGTCTCAAGTTGGGGCGCATGCCGTTTCACGAGCCGGGTCTGGCTGAGTTGGTCGTCCGCAATCAGGCCGCAGGCAAGCTGGACTTCACCACACATGCCGCCTCGGCACTCGCTCCGGCGACGGTGATATTCATTGCGGTCGGGACCCCGCCGGCTGCCGACGGCAGCGCGGACCTGAGTCAGGTGCTTGCCGTGGCGCGCTCCATCGGGAAGTACCTGACGCATCGTGCCGTGGTGGTGATCAAGTCGACCGTGCCGGTGGGCACGGCTGATCGCGTGCAGGTGGAGATCGCGCGGGCCATCACCGCACGTGGCGCGATGGTCCTCTTCGATGTCGTGGCAAACCCCGAGTTCCTGAAGGAGGGCGAGGCTGTCGAGGACTGCCTGCGACCGGAACGGATTCTGCTCGGCAGCCAAAGCCGACGTGCGATCTCGGTGCTGCGCGCTCTGTATACCCCGTTCAATCGCAACCACGAACGCGTACTGGAGATGGACACGCGATCGGCGGAGCTGACCAAGTACGCGGGCAACGCGATGCTGGCAACCAAGATCAGCCTCATGAACGAGATGGCCAACATCGCCGAGCGAGTCGGGGCTGACATCGAGCAGGTGCGGCGGGGCATCGGTGCGGACCCGCGCATTGGCCACCATTTCATTTACGCCGGTGCCGGTTACGGTGGCTCGTGCTTCCCCAAAGACGTGCAGGCGCTCGCGCGTGCCGCCTTGGCCCAGGGCTACGAACCGCGCATCCTGGCGGCGGTCGAAGCCGTGAACAGCGCGCAGAAGAACAAGCTGTTCGAGCTGGTCGCCAGGCACTTCCATGGACGGCTCGCCGGGCGCACGGTGGCGCTGTGGGGCCTGTCGTTCAAGCCAGATACCGACGACATGCGCGAGGCCCCCAGCCTGGCGCTCATGCAGTCGCTCTGGGACGAGGGAGCCTGTGTACGCGCCTACGATCCGCAAGCCGGCAGCCAGGCGCGCGAATGCTGTGGCGAACGCGCCGATCTCGTGATCTGCGAGTCGCCGTACCAGGCGCTGGACGGTGCTGATGTGCTGGTCGTGGTGACCGAGTGGAAGCTGTTCCGCAGCCCTGACTTTGCGCGCATCCGGTTGGCGCTGAAGGAGCCGGCGATCTTTGATGGCCGCAATCTCTACGAACCGGCGGAGGTGGAAGCGGCCGGCCTGGCGTACTACGGCATCGGTCGCGGCCGCTCGCTGCTGGTGTTACCGGTATCGACCGCCCCGCTGCCGGCAGCGAACGTTTATGCAACGTATGCCGGCCGGCCGGCATCCACCGTCGCTGCGACGATGGTCTAA
- a CDS encoding polysaccharide biosynthesis tyrosine autokinase, giving the protein MSTRQSFSAGRDDDIDLRAIVGTLLDHKWLIAGVTAFFFVASVTYVVLATPIYEASAVVQVEQKIPSLPGLEDLSQTLGASTSQAVTEIALLTSRTVVGQAVDNLGLDVDITVDRMPLVGGFVARRFVPAAPGDVAPSRFGLARYGWGGSRLDIFRLDVPAALIEQPLHLVAGEGGAYTLQDDNGNELLKGRVGRTASANGIVMEVKTLAAHPGTRFTVIRHSHLDTIARLQDHLVAVEQGKDSGIIELTYRSDDPLLATRLLDQISALYVRQNVDRSSAEAANSLAFVRAQLPKVRMELEQATVAMNTFQTQAHSVDITLQTKGLLDQIVASETSLSQLRMQMSDMQHHFTPEHPAYKALAQQIAQLEGQRNVLEKRVGVLPDTQQQLLRLARDVQVSNQTYTSLLNQAQQLDIARAGTVGNVRVIDDAATNTAKPVWPRRLPVVVASTTLAALLAVGLVFLRQLVSRGTEDPAMIERLGLPVYASVPCTELARMPQPHNRRRRLNPAQELLALRYPGDLATEALRSLRTSLHFARIEARNNLLMISSAGPSAGKTFVASNLAVLVAQSGQRVLLIDADMRKGSLHGMVGGRAEAGLSELISGQLDPPHAIRNVEGVPSLFFIARGKIPPNPSELLMHPRFAMLLEKLRARFDLIIIDTPPILAVTDAAVIGQHAGTSLMVVRFGVDQARAIALAKQRFEQNGVSIKGAVFNAVEKRSAGYYSYAYYTYAEPPTPTAAAV; this is encoded by the coding sequence ATGAGCACCCGTCAAAGCTTTTCAGCCGGTCGCGACGACGACATCGACCTGCGAGCGATCGTCGGTACCTTGCTCGATCACAAGTGGCTCATCGCTGGCGTTACCGCCTTTTTCTTCGTGGCCAGCGTGACGTACGTGGTGCTGGCCACGCCGATCTACGAGGCCAGTGCGGTCGTCCAGGTGGAGCAAAAGATCCCCAGCTTGCCCGGCCTCGAGGACTTGAGCCAGACGCTTGGTGCCTCGACCTCGCAGGCCGTCACGGAGATCGCGTTGCTGACCTCGCGCACGGTGGTGGGGCAGGCGGTGGACAACCTCGGGCTGGACGTCGACATCACCGTGGACCGTATGCCACTCGTCGGAGGTTTCGTCGCGCGCCGGTTCGTCCCTGCCGCGCCCGGTGATGTCGCACCGTCGCGCTTCGGCCTCGCCCGTTACGGCTGGGGCGGATCGCGGCTCGACATCTTCCGGCTTGACGTTCCGGCGGCCCTGATCGAGCAGCCGCTGCACCTCGTGGCCGGCGAGGGGGGGGCGTACACGCTGCAGGACGACAACGGCAACGAGTTGCTGAAGGGACGGGTAGGGCGCACGGCCTCCGCGAACGGCATCGTGATGGAAGTGAAGACGCTTGCGGCCCATCCGGGCACCCGCTTTACCGTGATACGCCACTCGCACCTGGACACCATTGCCCGACTACAGGACCACCTGGTTGCGGTGGAGCAGGGCAAGGATTCGGGGATCATCGAGCTGACCTATCGCAGCGACGATCCGTTGCTGGCAACCCGGCTGCTTGACCAGATCAGCGCACTGTATGTGCGACAGAACGTCGACCGAAGCTCGGCGGAGGCTGCCAACAGCCTGGCATTCGTGCGTGCTCAATTGCCCAAGGTGCGGATGGAACTCGAACAGGCCACGGTGGCTATGAATACGTTCCAGACCCAGGCTCACTCGGTCGATATCACGCTGCAGACCAAAGGCCTGCTCGACCAGATCGTCGCCAGCGAGACCAGTCTCTCGCAGTTGCGCATGCAGATGAGCGACATGCAGCACCACTTCACCCCGGAGCATCCTGCGTACAAGGCTTTGGCGCAGCAGATTGCGCAGTTGGAGGGCCAGCGCAATGTGCTGGAAAAGCGCGTGGGCGTGCTGCCGGACACGCAGCAGCAGTTGCTGCGGCTGGCCCGGGACGTGCAGGTCAGCAACCAGACCTACACCAGCCTGCTCAATCAGGCCCAGCAGCTGGACATTGCCCGCGCAGGGACGGTGGGCAACGTACGGGTGATCGATGATGCCGCCACCAACACCGCAAAGCCGGTATGGCCACGACGCCTGCCGGTTGTGGTTGCGAGTACCACGCTCGCGGCCCTGCTGGCGGTAGGTCTGGTCTTCCTGCGCCAGTTGGTCAGCCGCGGTACGGAAGATCCGGCGATGATCGAGCGCCTCGGCCTGCCGGTCTACGCGTCCGTTCCATGCACCGAACTGGCCCGCATGCCGCAGCCACACAACCGGCGCCGGCGACTCAATCCAGCACAAGAGCTGCTTGCCCTGCGCTACCCGGGCGACCTGGCGACCGAGGCCCTCCGCAGCCTGCGCACCAGCCTGCACTTTGCCCGCATCGAAGCGAGGAACAACCTGTTGATGATCAGCAGTGCCGGCCCCTCCGCCGGTAAGACCTTTGTGGCATCAAACCTGGCCGTCCTGGTCGCCCAGAGCGGTCAGCGCGTGCTGCTGATTGACGCCGACATGCGCAAGGGCAGTTTGCATGGCATGGTTGGCGGACGTGCCGAGGCTGGCCTGTCGGAGCTGATCAGCGGCCAGCTCGATCCGCCGCACGCCATCCGCAATGTCGAAGGCGTACCCAGCCTGTTCTTCATCGCGCGCGGCAAGATCCCCCCCAATCCATCCGAATTGCTGATGCACCCCCGCTTCGCGATGCTGCTGGAAAAGCTGCGGGCGCGCTTCGACCTGATCATTATCGACACCCCACCGATCCTGGCGGTCACCGACGCCGCGGTGATCGGGCAGCATGCCGGAACCAGCCTGATGGTGGTGCGCTTTGGGGTTGACCAGGCACGTGCGATCGCCCTGGCCAAGCAGCGCTTCGAGCAAAACGGTGTATCGATCAAGGGCGCCGTCTTCAATGCCGTCGAGAAGCGCAGCGCAGGCTATTACTCATACGCCTATTACACCTATGCCGAGCCGCCCACCCCCACGGCCGCAGCCGTCTAG
- a CDS encoding lipopolysaccharide biosynthesis protein — MSSLATPRWPLTALSQAWRNALGAIAMLWLATAAGAAMVFLTQMLLARALGAASYGLFASSLAMVGMVAPMAGFGLAQFWLRVYGGEGWHANRWLLPSVRFLGITTALTMAIIVAWALVLAPPDATVMLLVMLPVVGSVLVAALISSKLRLEERHRALALWQLMTPGGRLVVALLLLIAPGMGSPGVAVGYGAISLGVAALGAPQLRAMLHGGLALQGHGARPYGGVFRITPAARPPGLRSLWSQAWPFGLAATLYPIFFQTGTVLVKYFDGNTEAGIFGIALAVMSAIYLIPATLYQKFLLSKQQRWAVHDPATFWRIYRHGNRAMLAGGVLLALLMVATAPWGVPLAFGPAYRPVVPVLMILAACIPLRFLSTSVGSALLNERHMRYRVVAMGFCALLVVVLASCLIPAYRARGAAVATVVGELAMLLLLVAGVRRFYPAQDRPR; from the coding sequence ATGTCTTCGCTCGCTACACCTCGCTGGCCGCTGACCGCCCTGTCGCAGGCATGGCGCAACGCACTGGGTGCCATCGCCATGTTGTGGCTCGCCACCGCTGCGGGCGCCGCCATGGTGTTCCTTACCCAGATGCTTCTGGCGCGTGCGCTGGGCGCTGCTTCGTATGGGCTGTTCGCGTCGTCGTTGGCAATGGTCGGCATGGTGGCACCGATGGCAGGCTTCGGGCTGGCGCAGTTCTGGTTGAGGGTGTATGGCGGCGAAGGCTGGCACGCAAACCGCTGGTTGCTTCCGTCCGTCCGCTTCCTCGGCATCACGACCGCGCTGACCATGGCGATCATCGTCGCCTGGGCGCTTGTCCTCGCGCCGCCTGACGCTACGGTGATGCTGCTGGTGATGTTGCCAGTGGTGGGCAGTGTGCTGGTCGCTGCCCTGATCAGCAGCAAGTTGAGGCTGGAAGAGCGCCACCGCGCGCTGGCGCTGTGGCAACTGATGACGCCGGGCGGCCGCCTCGTGGTCGCGCTGCTGTTGCTGATCGCGCCGGGTATGGGCAGTCCTGGCGTAGCGGTGGGCTATGGCGCGATATCGCTGGGCGTGGCTGCACTGGGCGCCCCCCAGCTCAGGGCCATGCTGCATGGGGGGCTCGCACTGCAGGGCCACGGCGCGCGGCCGTACGGTGGAGTGTTCCGGATCACTCCTGCTGCCCGCCCGCCGGGTCTGCGTTCGTTGTGGTCGCAGGCATGGCCGTTTGGCCTGGCGGCCACCCTGTACCCGATCTTTTTCCAGACAGGCACCGTGCTGGTGAAGTACTTCGATGGCAACACCGAGGCCGGCATTTTCGGTATCGCACTAGCGGTGATGTCGGCGATCTACCTGATTCCAGCCACGCTGTACCAGAAATTCCTGCTGTCCAAGCAGCAACGCTGGGCGGTCCACGATCCGGCGACGTTCTGGCGGATCTATCGCCACGGCAACCGGGCCATGCTGGCCGGAGGCGTTCTGCTGGCCCTGCTGATGGTGGCCACTGCGCCGTGGGGCGTGCCGCTGGCGTTCGGGCCGGCGTACCGGCCGGTCGTGCCGGTGTTGATGATCCTCGCCGCATGCATCCCGCTGCGCTTTCTCTCCACCAGTGTCGGCTCGGCGTTGCTCAATGAGCGGCACATGCGCTACCGCGTGGTCGCGATGGGGTTCTGCGCGCTGCTGGTGGTGGTGCTCGCGTCGTGTTTGATTCCGGCCTACCGCGCGCGCGGCGCCGCCGTGGCGACCGTGGTGGGTGAGCTGGCGATGCTGCTCCTGCTGGTCGCGGGAGTGCGCCGCTTTTACCCGGCGCAGGACCGGCCGCGATGA
- a CDS encoding methylated-DNA--[protein]-cysteine S-methyltransferase codes for MPTTRTDAALEAVRARIEQSDELPTLATLATQAGLSPTHLQRAFRRRFGVSPAEYHRARRFDQLRRSLREGQPVSDAVYAAGFGSGSRVYEHSDRLLGMTPASYRSGGAGAHIRYTITHTPLGPMLVAATTRGLCSVTLDDDEAALETRLRREFPHATLERVEAGREEWLDAVIAHVAHQLGWSAAEAPQLPPLDVAATAFQWRVWQALTRIPAGSTVSYGELAAGLGMPRAARAIGNACGSNRLALVVPCHRVVREDGSAGGWRWGVERKQQLLERERAVTGLGNGSGRPRSAPRSRR; via the coding sequence ATGCCCACGACCCGCACCGACGCTGCGCTCGAAGCCGTCCGCGCCCGGATCGAGCAATCCGACGAACTCCCCACCCTGGCCACCCTGGCCACGCAGGCCGGACTGAGTCCGACCCATCTGCAACGGGCCTTCCGCCGCCGCTTCGGCGTGAGCCCGGCCGAATACCATCGGGCCCGACGCTTCGACCAGCTGCGCCGCTCGCTGCGCGAAGGTCAGCCGGTGAGCGACGCCGTCTACGCCGCCGGATTCGGTTCCGGCAGCCGGGTCTACGAACACAGCGACCGCCTGCTCGGCATGACCCCGGCCAGCTATCGCTCCGGCGGTGCCGGAGCGCACATCCGCTACACGATCACCCACACTCCGCTGGGTCCGATGCTGGTCGCTGCGACCACCCGCGGGCTGTGCTCGGTCACGCTGGACGACGACGAGGCCGCACTGGAGACCCGGCTGAGGCGCGAGTTCCCCCACGCCACCCTCGAACGGGTGGAGGCCGGTCGCGAGGAATGGCTCGACGCGGTGATCGCCCATGTCGCCCACCAGTTGGGCTGGAGTGCGGCCGAAGCCCCGCAGCTGCCGCCGCTGGACGTCGCCGCGACGGCATTCCAGTGGCGGGTCTGGCAGGCGCTCACGCGGATCCCGGCCGGCAGCACGGTGAGTTACGGCGAACTGGCCGCCGGACTCGGCATGCCGCGCGCGGCGCGGGCCATCGGCAACGCCTGCGGCAGCAACCGGTTGGCGCTGGTGGTGCCTTGCCATCGCGTGGTCCGTGAGGATGGCAGCGCGGGTGGCTGGCGCTGGGGCGTGGAGCGCAAGCAGCAGTTGCTGGAGCGCGAGCGTGCCGTCACCGGCCTCGGAAATGGCAGCGGGAGACCTCGTTCCGCACCGCGCTCTCGTCGATAA
- the yedA gene encoding drug/metabolite exporter YedA, giving the protein MSDIAATRGHADERVLIPLALFALYVIWGSTYLAIRFALASYPPFLLAGVRFLGAGLALYGFLRLRGTAAPSRRQWRNAAVTGVLLLGFGNGLVCFAEQRVSSGIAAVAVASMPLFAALFAGLYGQWSTRRETVGLLVGFVGVIVLNLGSGLSGSRLGAVALLAAAMCWAFGSAWSKRQDMPAGPMNTAAQMLCASLALLAVGFGSGERLPPHPTWHATAALIYLAVFGSIIAFSAYLYVLRHARPALATSYAYVNPPVAVLFGVLLAGEHVGPFDLAGMAVILLGVAVITLSRQRR; this is encoded by the coding sequence ATGTCCGACATTGCCGCGACCCGCGGTCACGCCGACGAACGCGTGCTGATCCCGCTCGCCCTGTTCGCGCTGTACGTGATCTGGGGCTCCACCTACCTCGCCATCCGCTTCGCGCTGGCAAGCTATCCGCCATTCCTGCTGGCGGGTGTGCGTTTCCTCGGCGCAGGCCTCGCGCTCTACGGCTTCCTGCGCCTGCGTGGCACCGCCGCACCGAGCCGTCGGCAGTGGCGCAACGCTGCCGTCACCGGTGTGCTGCTGCTCGGTTTCGGCAACGGACTGGTGTGCTTCGCCGAGCAGCGGGTGAGCTCGGGCATCGCCGCCGTGGCGGTGGCGAGCATGCCCTTGTTCGCCGCCCTGTTCGCCGGACTCTACGGCCAGTGGTCGACCCGCCGCGAGACGGTCGGACTGCTGGTGGGTTTCGTCGGCGTGATCGTCCTCAACCTGGGCAGCGGGCTATCCGGCTCGCGTCTCGGCGCAGTGGCGCTGCTCGCTGCAGCGATGTGCTGGGCCTTCGGCTCGGCATGGAGCAAGCGGCAGGACATGCCTGCCGGCCCGATGAACACCGCAGCGCAGATGCTGTGCGCCAGCCTCGCCCTGCTCGCGGTCGGCTTCGGCAGCGGCGAACGGCTGCCACCCCATCCCACCTGGCACGCCACCGCGGCGCTGATCTACCTGGCGGTGTTCGGCTCGATCATCGCCTTCAGCGCCTACCTCTACGTGCTGCGCCATGCCCGCCCGGCGTTGGCCACCAGCTACGCCTATGTCAATCCGCCGGTCGCCGTGCTGTTCGGCGTGCTGCTCGCAGGCGAGCACGTCGGCCCGTTCGACCTGGCCGGCATGGCGGTGATCCTGCTCGGCGTCGCGGTGATCACCCTGTCGCGGCAGCGGCGATGA
- a CDS encoding low molecular weight phosphotyrosine protein phosphatase, producing the protein MAEFLFRARIASCQVQVASAGLGALAGRPIEMHALTLLHEHQIDASAHRARQLDRRMLHGAELVLAMERVHLAAVARLAPETRGKLFHIGKWLEATDIPDPYLESREVFAQVYARIEQAVDSWLPYLL; encoded by the coding sequence ATGGCGGAATTCCTGTTCCGGGCGCGGATTGCATCGTGTCAGGTACAGGTCGCAAGTGCTGGTTTGGGGGCGCTGGCCGGTCGCCCGATCGAAATGCATGCGTTGACGTTGTTGCACGAGCATCAAATCGATGCCTCGGCGCATCGCGCACGCCAGCTCGATCGACGGATGTTGCACGGAGCCGAACTGGTGCTGGCGATGGAGCGTGTGCACCTCGCAGCGGTTGCGCGACTGGCGCCAGAGACCCGCGGCAAGTTGTTCCATATCGGCAAATGGCTGGAAGCCACCGACATTCCGGACCCGTACCTCGAGTCACGTGAGGTTTTCGCCCAGGTCTACGCTCGCATCGAGCAAGCCGTGGATAGCTGGTTGCCATACCTGTTGTAA
- a CDS encoding polysaccharide biosynthesis/export family protein: protein MKRTCFLALAISATLLQGCAMVPGQHFSARALNRGDDPENSHVVLLQITPALLATAATSARTVPTALLDYQPQAYVLGPGDTLYITVWDHPELTSPAGSQQQTVANGRTVRPDGTLFYPYVGTIKAAGLTIEELRQAISRKLAEFVSKPQVDVSVTGYGSQRITLAGAFTHTDAQPVTAVPMTLAQVVGSAMVDSTLADLSDLVLTRDGKDYHLDLNAPGKGPNAVQGIYLKPGDRLFLPYNDNHEVYVMGEVLRPQAITFKTSDLTLTQVIGRAGGLNPVTADGKAVYVIRGVANLARAPATVFHLNAHSPAAFALADDFKVRSGDVVFVGASGVTQWNRVLSQLLPLSGIVGNAALTNQRMGF, encoded by the coding sequence ATGAAACGTACGTGCTTCCTAGCGTTGGCTATATCCGCCACGCTTTTGCAGGGCTGCGCCATGGTCCCCGGGCAACACTTTTCGGCACGCGCCCTGAATCGCGGTGATGATCCCGAAAACAGCCATGTCGTGTTGTTGCAGATCACTCCTGCACTGCTCGCGACCGCGGCCACCTCCGCACGGACCGTGCCGACCGCATTGCTGGACTATCAGCCGCAGGCTTACGTGCTTGGTCCCGGCGACACGCTGTATATCACGGTCTGGGATCACCCCGAGCTGACCTCCCCAGCCGGCTCACAGCAGCAGACCGTGGCCAACGGACGCACGGTGCGTCCAGACGGAACGCTGTTCTATCCCTACGTGGGCACGATCAAAGCGGCCGGATTGACCATCGAGGAACTTCGCCAAGCCATCAGCCGCAAGCTGGCCGAGTTCGTCAGCAAGCCGCAGGTCGACGTCAGCGTGACCGGCTATGGCAGCCAGCGCATCACCTTGGCTGGAGCATTCACGCATACCGATGCGCAACCCGTCACCGCTGTACCGATGACGCTCGCACAGGTAGTGGGAAGCGCAATGGTCGATAGCACGCTCGCGGACCTGTCGGATCTGGTACTTACCCGCGACGGCAAGGATTACCACCTGGACCTCAACGCACCCGGCAAGGGCCCTAACGCGGTACAAGGCATCTATCTCAAACCCGGCGACCGGTTGTTCCTGCCGTACAACGACAATCACGAAGTCTACGTCATGGGGGAGGTGCTCCGGCCCCAGGCGATCACGTTCAAGACCAGCGACCTGACCCTCACACAGGTGATCGGGCGCGCCGGAGGCCTGAATCCGGTCACGGCCGACGGCAAGGCCGTCTACGTGATCCGTGGAGTGGCCAACCTGGCCCGCGCGCCGGCCACCGTGTTCCACCTCAATGCGCACTCGCCTGCCGCGTTCGCGCTGGCCGACGATTTCAAGGTGCGTTCCGGCGACGTGGTGTTCGTCGGTGCTTCCGGAGTGACGCAGTGGAACCGCGTGCTCAGCCAGTTGCTGCCGCTCTCTGGCATCGTTGGCAATGCTGCCCTGACCAACCAACGGATGGGCTTCTAG